CATCATTGTCGCTTCGTGCTGTCGAGCCTATGCCATTACCCAGCATAAACTCATAATAGATCCCTGAAGGCAAATTGCCCCAAACAGAAACACCAACCGTGTGAATAGGCATGATGCCTCCACGGTTTTCAAAACTCAGCATGATCGGCCGACCAACTGTAGGCTGCAATACAGTGCCATGGTGATATGAAGTATTCCAATACCCAAGGGGCGTATGGTGCTTGCCTATTTCAAAGTTGAGATAGTTGTTCAGGTGATACCGAAAGGCAACACGCTCAACGTCGACCTCAAATCCATCATGATATTCGAAAGTGGTCTCTCCAAGGAAAGAAATGCGATCGGATAAATCTGAGACCACATAGAGCACATATTCGCCAAGCTGGAACGCTGACTTGCTGTCCTCTTTATTGGAGGCAACAAACGAGAAGTCGGTAAATCCATGTATGTGGGTTTCTTGTGCTCGGCTATTGGCCGGCAACAAAAGCCCAAAACACAAAAGTGCCAAGAAAAGTGTACGCATTTGCTTTTGTATTTATTAAAGAGACGTCCTGAATGGAAATAGCTAGTAAATGATAAATTTGGTTCGTGCGGAATAAAGCGCCTATTGTTGGCTTACTTCCGCTTCCTCAAGGGGTAATTTTATTATGAAGACCGTCCCCACGCCTTCTTCGGACTCAAGTGTTATGACCCCACCATGCTTTTCGGTGACTACATTGTGCGCCACGGCAAGCCCCTGCCCGGTGCCTTTGCCTACTTCTTTCGTCGTAAAAAACAGATCGAATACTTTGGCTTGAATTTTTTCCGGTATGCCGGTGCCATTGTCTCGAATGCGGATTTCAGCAAACCTGTCGACGACACTGGTGCTTACCGTTATGGTGCCTTTCTGATTGGGTTTATCCTTGATAATTGGGGTAATGGCGTGCGCAGCGTTCACTATTAAATTCAGAAACACCTGGTTCAATTCGCTTTGCAGGCTTGGCACTTTGGGCAGATCCGGATCAAATTCAGTCACAACATCTGCCACGTATTTCCATTCGTTTCTCGCGACGTTGAGGGTACTCTCAAGTGCAGCATTGATGTCGTTTAGATCCTTTTCCTTTGTGCCGGGATGAGAAAAGAGTTTCATGGATTGCACAATAGATGCAACCTGCGTTACACCAACAAGAGACTCTTCTATTGCAAAGGGGATCTCTTCGCGCATGTAAGCCATTTTTGAAGCTGCAATACTTTGCTCAACCTCGCTGATCAGCGTATCAAGTACAGCGCCTTCTTTGAAGCTTTCAACAAGTTCCTGGCTTTTGCCGAGCACGCTATCCAGCCGTTTAAATGCAACTTCCAGAAACCGCGTATTGTCGCCGATGTACTGGATTGGTGTATTGATTTCGTGTGCTACGCCGGCCGCCAATTGTCCGAGAGACTCCAGTTTTTGCGCCTGCGAAAGCTGGCTTTCCAGGTTCTTTTTTTCTGTAATATCAGCGGCCAGAATCAGGTAACCCTGCGCTTTAGCATCCGCATCACGGACAATATTAATGGTCACATTTAGGAAGCCGGCGCGCCCCTCCCTGGTCTCATATTTCACGTCATCCACCATGGTGAACTCGTGATTCATGCCTTCCTTGAAATGGTTTTCCAGACTACCAAGGCTCCATTTCTCATCCAGAACACGCAGCGGTTGCCCCAACACGTGCTCTTCCGATAGTTCAAATAACTGCGCAGCTACAATATTCCAGCGTCTCACAATGCCAGCCTGGTCCACCCCTATCACTACAGATGAAATGGAGGAAAGCAGTTGCTCTGTCTCTCGATGGGCCTTCTGAATATCATCCTTGGCTTTCTCCAATGCTGCAACGGATTCCGTAAGCTCCTCAGCGCGTGCCTCCAACTCATCCGTTTTCCCAGCAATGGTCCTCGCCATTTCATTAAAATTCGTCGCAAGAATACCCGTCTCGTCGCGGGTGGACACGTTCGCCCGAACCGTGTAGTCTCCTTCCTTCAGTGCCCTGGTGGCTTTGGTAAGTAACTCGATTGGACGCGTTAATCTTATAGCAACTACGTAGGCTAAAACCAAGCCCAACATGAGAATGAGGGCCCCAATAATCAGGGTTTGATTTCGACTTTGCGTAATCAGGTCATTCAATTGACGCAACGAGTACGCCATGTATATCTCACCAAATACCTGATCGCCAATTTCTATACCCGACTTGTTGATCAGTACATCATCTCCTTTGAATAAATTCCCTGCAAGATCCGCCTCGCTAAGCTCCAGCCCTTCGGGATACGAAGCGATGGTCTGGTTCTCCGCATCTTTGACCAAAACAAAGACGAATCTTTCGTCACTGCGCGCAAAATCAAAAACGAATTGCAGACTCTCGTAATTATCATCCCGTAGACCGATAGCCAGACCTAGTCCCAGGGTTTCACTGATAACGGCCAGTTCGTTTTCGTAGGCCTCGACGTACTGCTTTCGTTGCTGGGCGGGAAAGTACAGGTCTACGAAGATCACCAAACTTGCAATCAGTACAAAGATGCTTGCCGCATACCGAAATTTTATTGATCTCATCTAACTGAACATGGACTTCAGAGAAAACGCCGCTCATCCAGCCCTGCAATTGCTTTGCCTAATCGGAATTCCAGTATTTTTCCGATAAAAATGCAAGCTTCCCGCCTACCTAGGAGAAATAATCCCCTCCTCAACGGTAATTGATTCCGCCAGCCACTTTTCTTCAACAGCGATTTGTCATCACTTTAGCCGAATATGCGACCATGTGGACTGCCATTTATCGACACAGCCTATGACTGTCATAGCCATAATGTATTGGCGCGCCTCTCTCCTTCCTTGGTATACTGACAGCTCATCTTTTTAAGCAAATCGTGCGAACGAAACGAGACTGAATGCAATGAGCAAATGCCCCTTTAACCACGCAGCCGGCGGTGGTACAAACAACCGCGACTGGTGGCCCAACCAACTCCAACTAGACATCCTACACCAGCACTCTTCCCTCTCCAATCCGATGGACGAGGATTTTGACTATAGAGCAGCGTTCAACAGTCTGAACCTTGCTGCAGTCAAATCAGACCTCCTTGCCCTGATGACTGAGTCACAGGATTGGTGGCCGGCAGACTTTGGACACTATGGTCCGTTTTTTATCCGTATGGCCTGGCACAGTGCAGGCACCTACCGAACGGGAGATGGACGCGGAGGCGGTGGCACCGGGGCTCAACGGTTTGCCCCACTCAATAGCTGGCCCGACAACACCAACCTCGACAAGGCACGACGGCTGCTCTGGCCCATCAAACAGAAATACGGCCGCAAACTCTCCTGGGCTGACCTGATGATCCTTACCGGCAACGTTGCCCTCGAATCGATGGGCTTCAAAACGTTTGGCTTTGCCGGCGGCCGGGAAGACATTTGGGAGCCCGAAAAAGACATCTACTGGGGCGCTGAGAACACCTGGCTTGACGACAAACGATATACGGGAGAGCGTGACCTCGAAAATCCACTTGCCGCTGTGCAGATGGGGCTTATTTACGTGAACCCAGAGGGACCAAACGCAAATGCGGACCCCATCTCGGCAGCACATGACATTCGCGAGACCTTTGGCCGCATGGCGATGAATGACGAGGAAACCGTGGCATTAATTGCTGGCGGACATTCGTTTGGCAAAACCCATGGCGCCGGCGATGAAGCGCTTGTAGGTGCAAATCCTGAAGCTGCAGGCATTACCGAACAGGGTTTCGGCTGGAACAGCAAACACGCCTCCGGCATGGGAGCAGATACCATTACCAGTGGGCTCGAAGTAACCTGGACAACCACGCCAACGCAATGGAGCAATAACTTTTTCGAGAACCTTTTCGGGTATGAGTGGGAGCTCACCAAGAGTCCTGCCGGTGCGAAGCAGTGGATAGCCAAAGGCGCAGACAACATCATCCCGGACGCCTATGACGCGGACAAAAGCCACCGTCCTACAATGCTGACAACTGATCTCGCGTTGCGGCTTGACCCTGCCTACGAGAAGATCTCCCGGCGTTTCTACGAAAACCCGGATGAGTTTGCAGACGCATTTGCCCGCGCATGGTTCAAACTTACACACCGCGACATGGGCCCGCGCGCACGGTATCTCGGCCCTGAAGTGCCAGCAGAAGAACTGATTTGGCAGGACCCCATTCCTGCAGTCGATCACAAGCTGATTGATACAAAGGATGTGGCTGCATTAAAAGAAGACATTCTTGACACCGGCCTGCCAGTCTCAGCACTGGTTTCAACTGCCTGGGCGTCTGCATCTACCTTCCGCGGCTCCGATATGCGTGGCGGCGCCAACGGTGCCAGGGTTCGGCTTGCCCCTCAAAAAGACTGGGAAGTCAACCAGCCAGCCCAACTGGCACAGGTAATGCAGGCGCTTGAAGGCATCCAGCAGGCGTTTAATGCAAAACAATCCGATGGCACCAAAGTATCGCTTGCCGACCTGATTGTTCTTGCAGGCTGCGCCGGCATTGAGCGCGCTGCAGCACTTGCCGGTCAAACGGTTCAAGTACCATTCACCGCCGGCCGCATGGATGCCT
This Bacteroidota bacterium DNA region includes the following protein-coding sequences:
- a CDS encoding ATP-binding protein, with amino-acid sequence MRSIKFRYAASIFVLIASLVIFVDLYFPAQQRKQYVEAYENELAVISETLGLGLAIGLRDDNYESLQFVFDFARSDERFVFVLVKDAENQTIASYPEGLELSEADLAGNLFKGDDVLINKSGIEIGDQVFGEIYMAYSLRQLNDLITQSRNQTLIIGALILMLGLVLAYVVAIRLTRPIELLTKATRALKEGDYTVRANVSTRDETGILATNFNEMARTIAGKTDELEARAEELTESVAALEKAKDDIQKAHRETEQLLSSISSVVIGVDQAGIVRRWNIVAAQLFELSEEHVLGQPLRVLDEKWSLGSLENHFKEGMNHEFTMVDDVKYETREGRAGFLNVTINIVRDADAKAQGYLILAADITEKKNLESQLSQAQKLESLGQLAAGVAHEINTPIQYIGDNTRFLEVAFKRLDSVLGKSQELVESFKEGAVLDTLISEVEQSIAASKMAYMREEIPFAIEESLVGVTQVASIVQSMKLFSHPGTKEKDLNDINAALESTLNVARNEWKYVADVVTEFDPDLPKVPSLQSELNQVFLNLIVNAAHAITPIIKDKPNQKGTITVSTSVVDRFAEIRIRDNGTGIPEKIQAKVFDLFFTTKEVGKGTGQGLAVAHNVVTEKHGGVITLESEEGVGTVFIIKLPLEEAEVSQQ
- the katG gene encoding catalase/peroxidase HPI; this translates as MNAMSKCPFNHAAGGGTNNRDWWPNQLQLDILHQHSSLSNPMDEDFDYRAAFNSLNLAAVKSDLLALMTESQDWWPADFGHYGPFFIRMAWHSAGTYRTGDGRGGGGTGAQRFAPLNSWPDNTNLDKARRLLWPIKQKYGRKLSWADLMILTGNVALESMGFKTFGFAGGREDIWEPEKDIYWGAENTWLDDKRYTGERDLENPLAAVQMGLIYVNPEGPNANADPISAAHDIRETFGRMAMNDEETVALIAGGHSFGKTHGAGDEALVGANPEAAGITEQGFGWNSKHASGMGADTITSGLEVTWTTTPTQWSNNFFENLFGYEWELTKSPAGAKQWIAKGADNIIPDAYDADKSHRPTMLTTDLALRLDPAYEKISRRFYENPDEFADAFARAWFKLTHRDMGPRARYLGPEVPAEELIWQDPIPAVDHKLIDTKDVAALKEDILDTGLPVSALVSTAWASASTFRGSDMRGGANGARVRLAPQKDWEVNQPAQLAQVMQALEGIQQAFNAKQSDGTKVSLADLIVLAGCAGIERAAALAGQTVQVPFTAGRMDASEEQTDVDSFGHLEPLADGFRNYQKERYAVSAEEMLLDKAQLMRLTAPELTVLIGGMRVLDTNFDQSKRGVFTDRPGVLTNDFFVNLLDMGTVWRATDAHEEQFEGRDRKTGAIKWTATRVDLAIGSNSQLRALAEVYGCADAAVKFVNDFVNAWAKVMDLDRFDLQ